One Anas platyrhynchos isolate ZD024472 breed Pekin duck chromosome 10, IASCAAS_PekinDuck_T2T, whole genome shotgun sequence genomic window carries:
- the LOC140003339 gene encoding ubiquitin carboxyl-terminal hydrolase 42-like, which produces MSTMTVVKKPKSSKSKKPSSRRSGKSKKPSTKILMSRTANWGQIPPAEDSSQVSVAQGRGGAIYCRSSEKSKAFAPRDLIVNDGIAPPQSILFPPEKICMDWRETQSVGVGLYNLGNTCFLNATLQCLTYTPPLANYMLSLEHGQSCREQDFCMMCTMETHINQALRCTVDAIEPTHVISNLSRIGQHFRFGSQEDAHEFLRYTVDAMQEACLNGSTELDRSSQATTIIHQIFGGFLRSRGTLKNIPVLRTDLCLLSVVKQSVVCLK; this is translated from the exons ATGTCAACAATGACCGTAGTTAAGAAGCCCAAATCTTCAAAGTCTAAAAAGCCCTCTTCAAGGCGGTCTGGCAAATCCAAGAAACCAAGTACTAAAATACTGATGTCACGCACTGCAAACTGGGGCCAGATACCGCCTGCAGAAGATTCAAGCCAAGTCTCTGTGGCCCAAGGACGTGGAGGTGCTATTTACTGtagatcatctgaaaaatctaaggCTTTTGCCCCAAGAGATCTAA tcgttaatgatggaattgctccaccacagagcattctttttccacctgagaagatttgtatggattggcgagaaacacaaagtgttggAGTTGGCCTGTACAATCTTGGCAacacatgttttcttaatgctactCTACAGTGTTTGACCTACACACCCCCACTTGCCAATTACATGCTTTCTCTCGAGCACGGCCAGTCAT gtCGTGAACAAGATTTTTGCATGATGTGCACAATGGAGACTCACATTAACCAGGCCCTGCGTTGCACTGTTGATGCCATCGAGCCTACGCATGTTATCAGTAATCTCAGTC gaaTAGGACAACATTTCCGTTTTGGCAGTCAAGAAGACGCACACGAGTTCTTGCGCTATACTGTTGATGCTATGCAGGAAGCGTGCTTGAATGGAAGCACCGA attggacagatcttctcaagctaccaccatcattcatcaaatatttggaggatttctaagatcgagaggtactttaaaaaatattcctgtccttAGAACTGATCTGTGTCTTTTGTCGGTAGTAAAGCAGTCTGTAGTTTGTCTAAAGTAG
- the LOC140003355 gene encoding ubiquitin carboxyl-terminal hydrolase 42-like, producing the protein MVPASKRFTIHRSSKVLTISLKRFADFTGGKINKVVKYPEYLDLRAYMSQSRGEPLLYALYAVLVHHGVSCHSGHYICYVKAGNGLWYQMNDAKVVRTDIKRVLGQQAYILFYIRRYDLTLGERAFYLPAPSYPCSFPPGQQGANSKQAGFMGPRLLPHMIKNSSRLNGNGSIKEDAKTTGVTLKRPSSAPPMACVQNQTITRPSITDPSRKQKITTSIHNKLPARRTVSQPDCLSSAAEDEDLYQAVPSSTITNSMPGAMPSVNREIITESLTASQLNSLSEETR; encoded by the exons ATGGTTCCTGCATCCAAGAGATTTACCATACACCGTTCTTCCAAGGTTCTcacaatatcactgaaaagatttgcagatttcacaGGTGGAAAGATCAACAAG GTGGTGAAATATCCGGAGTATTTGGACCTGAGAGCCTACATGTCACAGTCAAGGGGAGAACCACTGCTCTATGCCTTATACGCGGTGCTGGTACATCACGGTGTCAGCTGTCACTCAGGACACTATATATGCTATGTAAAG GCTGGTAATGGACTTTGGTATCAGATGAATGATGCTAAAGTAGTCCGTACTGACATTAAGAGAGTTCTTGGTCAGCAAgcttacatacttttttatatcag gcGCTATGATTTGACACTTGGAGAACGTGCGTTTTACTTGCCAGCACCATCTTATCCCTGTTCATTCCCTCCTGGTCAGCAGGGGGCTAATAGTAAGCAGGCTGGATTTATGGGACCACGACTTCTTCCTCATATGATTAAG aattcaagccgtttaaatggaaatggatccATAAAAGAGGACGCAAAGACCACTGGTGTCACCCTAAAAAGGCCATCTTCAGCACCACCGATGGcctgtgttcaaaaccagacaattaccaggccttcaattactgatccgtcaagaaaacagaagatcaccACCAGTATTCACAATAAATTGCCTGCTCGTCGGACTGTGTCACAGCCTGACTGTCTTAGCAGTGCTGCGGAGGACGAAGATCTCTACCAGGCTGTTCCTTCATCCACAATTACAAATTCg ATGCCTGGAGCTATGCCTTCAGTCAATCGAGAAATCATCACGGAGTccctcacagccagccagctgaacagcttGTCAGAGGAAACGAGGTAA
- the LOC140003356 gene encoding ATPase family AAA domain-containing protein 2-like, translating into MLLDELAEKCIGYCGADIKSLCTEAALCSLRRCSPQIYASREKLLLDVNSIKIKAKDFFMALKKVVPASNRIVASPGQALSPIFKPLFKRSGANILQVVQKIFPHAQLALKEDRQQDHLNPILQDDTFDSDDDASLVSGDELKEGMPDGPEKKTPLFQQVACAPLAVTVYLTQDLSTNDNPCG; encoded by the exons atgttgcttgatgaactagctgagaaatgcattg gatactgtggtgcagatatcaaatctttatgtactgaagctgcgctgtgctctctacgCCGATGCtctcctcagatttatgcaagtagggagaagttgctactagacgttaattctattaaaataaaagcaaaggactttttcatggctctgaagaaggttgttccggcatcaaacaggatcgtggcttcacccggacaagcactatcacccattttcaagccactttttaaaagatcaggagcgaatattttacaagttgtgcagaagatcttcccgcatgcacagctcgcactaaaggaggaccgacagcaag accatttaaatcctattttacaagatgatacgttcgacagtgatgacgatgcatccttggtttctggagatgaattaaaagagggaatgcctgacggaccagagaaaaaaacgcctctgtttcagcag GTAGCTTGTGCTCCTCTTGCAGTGACGGTGTACTTAACCCAGGATTTGTCCACGAATGACAACCCCTGTGGTTAG